In Sandaracinaceae bacterium, one DNA window encodes the following:
- a CDS encoding serine protease, translating into MYSWIHRRSTRARQAPSRLSLAAALAFALTPLTPSASDAQAPSGADARRIHELAAYATVRIDTGTGSFGSGWLLEQSGRPLIITNAHVVRRVGRSARAFFYRGASAADVPVPVERFYISGDIDLGILRLTEDPPATARPVPLHTDTDVYRGERVVLGGNPSSGQTILPFQTTEGVVTGHVSGRAYAQCGLNRNCVVVDATSFRGSSGGPAFDGSGRLVGMLWGGPTQTVSVGHTAVGSVQNVAFSYLIHTRTIAAELRALEAP; encoded by the coding sequence ATGTACAGCTGGATCCATCGCCGTTCGACCCGGGCTCGCCAAGCGCCCTCGCGGCTGTCGCTCGCGGCGGCGCTCGCGTTCGCCCTCACCCCGCTCACTCCCTCCGCGTCCGACGCTCAGGCGCCGAGCGGGGCCGACGCGCGGCGGATTCATGAGCTCGCCGCGTACGCCACCGTACGAATCGACACGGGGACCGGGTCCTTCGGCTCCGGCTGGCTGCTCGAGCAGTCGGGCCGCCCGCTGATCATCACGAACGCACACGTCGTGCGACGTGTCGGGCGGAGCGCGCGCGCGTTCTTCTATAGAGGCGCGAGCGCCGCCGACGTGCCGGTGCCCGTAGAGCGGTTCTACATCTCGGGAGACATCGACCTGGGGATCCTCCGCCTCACCGAGGATCCACCCGCGACAGCTCGCCCCGTCCCCCTGCACACCGACACGGACGTATACCGTGGGGAGCGCGTCGTCCTGGGCGGGAACCCCTCGTCGGGGCAGACGATCCTCCCATTCCAGACAACCGAGGGAGTGGTGACCGGCCACGTCTCCGGGCGCGCCTACGCGCAGTGTGGGCTGAACCGCAACTGCGTCGTCGTCGACGCGACCTCGTTTCGGGGAAGCTCGGGCGGACCCGCGTTCGACGGCTCTGGACGGCTCGTCGGGATGCTCTGGGGAGGCCCGACACAGACCGTCTCCGTGGGGCACACAGCTGTCGGGTCGGTTCAGAACGTCGCGTTCTCGTATCTCATCCACACCCGGACGATCGCGGCGGAGCTCCGCGCGCTCGAAGCCCCGTGA
- a CDS encoding DUF2971 domain-containing protein yields the protein MSTELEFARLEADLDNMISAIVHRVAPSHENENEPAPTLYQYTDGSALSAILEHRRMWATHSSFLNDYGEGEYIWKRLLTVAEESNGHDAITAELTKSILSGIATNDEVLGKELFVACFSEDPDALSQWRAYANNGDGYSIGFRLSDVPDSDTV from the coding sequence ATGAGCACCGAACTTGAATTCGCTAGGCTGGAGGCCGATCTGGACAACATGATCAGCGCCATCGTCCATCGCGTTGCACCTTCCCACGAGAACGAGAACGAGCCAGCGCCCACCCTCTACCAGTACACGGACGGCAGTGCCCTCAGCGCAATACTCGAACACCGACGAATGTGGGCCACCCACAGTAGCTTCCTAAACGACTATGGCGAAGGAGAGTACATCTGGAAAAGGCTATTGACAGTCGCTGAAGAGAGCAATGGCCATGACGCAATAACGGCCGAGCTTACCAAGAGCATTCTCAGCGGAATCGCCACGAACGACGAGGTTCTCGGAAAAGAGCTATTCGTCGCCTGCTTCTCTGAGGATCCCGACGCCTTGAGCCAATGGCGCGCCTATGCGAATAACGGCGACGGGTACTCGATTGGCTTTCGCCTGTCCGATGTGCCGGATAGCGACACGGTATGA
- a CDS encoding LamG domain-containing protein, which translates to MRSVTFASVAGWLARGALGLLVLACGARTALDVSDVPDAGPAAPPARDAGALDAGLDDAGLPDAGTRPFLRFDGTDDRVTVAADPAASLDAFTFEATVRLRGDGVRLILSNRSFVAGEDADGFLFGVYNGQLFVQMSGSGNFIALGSPRLFDNRWHHLAATRAPDGELFLYVDGRSFRPDRLRRVAPIDSPTPLLIGYDAPTDIALEGDVRRIRIWGRALSPTQVSALAAGGSPEDTTELRAEWTFSEGMGQQTRDLRGMSSGVLGETDRPEPSDPSWASF; encoded by the coding sequence ATGCGCTCGGTCACATTCGCCTCGGTCGCTGGCTGGCTCGCGCGAGGAGCGCTCGGGCTGCTCGTGCTCGCTTGCGGCGCCCGCACCGCCCTCGACGTCTCCGATGTACCCGACGCAGGGCCCGCGGCTCCCCCGGCGCGCGACGCGGGCGCTCTTGATGCCGGTCTCGACGACGCCGGGCTCCCCGATGCAGGGACGCGCCCCTTCTTGCGCTTCGACGGGACCGACGACCGGGTCACGGTCGCGGCGGACCCCGCGGCGTCGCTCGACGCGTTCACCTTCGAGGCGACCGTGCGCCTCCGGGGAGACGGCGTTCGGCTCATCCTGTCCAACCGCTCCTTCGTGGCCGGCGAGGACGCGGACGGCTTCCTCTTCGGGGTCTACAACGGGCAGCTCTTCGTGCAGATGAGCGGCAGCGGAAACTTCATCGCGCTGGGCAGCCCCCGCCTCTTCGACAACCGCTGGCACCACCTCGCGGCGACGCGCGCTCCGGATGGGGAGCTGTTCCTTTACGTCGACGGCCGGTCGTTCCGGCCGGATCGCCTGCGGCGCGTCGCGCCCATCGACTCCCCGACCCCGCTGCTCATCGGCTACGACGCCCCGACGGACATCGCGCTCGAAGGCGACGTGCGCCGGATCCGCATCTGGGGCCGCGCCCTGAGCCCGACGCAGGTGTCCGCGCTCGCCGCGGGAGGGTCGCCCGAAGACACCACCGAGCTCCGCGCGGAATGGACCTTCTCCGAGGGCATGGGCCAGCAGACCCGCGACCTGCGAGGCATGTCGTCGGGCGTCCTCGGGGAGACGGATCGACCTGAGCCCAGCGATCCGAGCTGGGCGTCGTTCTGA
- a CDS encoding OmpA family protein, giving the protein MQARSWAAGRGADDNPRLVGQIYFPRDDANLDPQDVGTLNRLVEEYRRVIVGYRVELLFAGHADHRASADYNVGLAMRRADAVSHFLRARLGRSPNYSGFRLLSFGERHARQAGASLAQMMGERRVDIVTTYLHPSRRRFVVDTPLRVTGAVPEVDRIVYREFSSHDAENMAHPAGPQGSSLAGEAIRSMVSALRGDEREHRRQTARFPVTHRVNRVAIDEHRDVRRDWPARVAIKHVEVRYEWGPPAPRVTVERTVLRELHINDRRVQHAEHSESYTVVRGEAEAHPLLFPPNP; this is encoded by the coding sequence GTGCAGGCTAGGAGCTGGGCGGCCGGGCGAGGTGCGGACGACAACCCGCGGCTCGTCGGGCAGATCTACTTCCCGAGGGACGACGCCAACCTCGACCCTCAAGATGTGGGCACTCTCAACCGCCTCGTGGAGGAGTATCGTCGAGTGATCGTCGGATATCGCGTGGAGCTGCTGTTCGCTGGCCACGCCGATCACCGGGCCAGCGCCGACTACAACGTGGGTCTGGCCATGCGGCGGGCAGATGCGGTCTCGCACTTCCTGCGGGCGAGGCTCGGAAGGAGCCCCAACTACAGCGGGTTCCGCCTGCTCTCCTTCGGAGAGCGTCACGCGAGGCAAGCTGGCGCGTCGTTGGCGCAGATGATGGGTGAGAGACGCGTCGACATCGTCACTACCTATCTGCACCCGTCGCGTCGTCGCTTCGTCGTAGACACTCCGCTGCGTGTCACCGGCGCGGTGCCGGAGGTGGATCGGATCGTGTACCGTGAGTTCTCTTCGCACGATGCCGAGAACATGGCTCATCCCGCGGGACCGCAGGGCTCGAGCCTCGCCGGCGAGGCCATCAGATCCATGGTGTCGGCCCTTCGCGGAGACGAGCGCGAGCATCGTCGCCAGACCGCGAGGTTCCCCGTGACGCACCGCGTGAATCGCGTCGCTATCGACGAGCATCGCGACGTCCGGCGTGACTGGCCGGCGCGAGTGGCCATCAAGCACGTGGAGGTCCGGTACGAATGGGGCCCGCCGGCCCCGCGGGTCACCGTAGAAAGAACGGTACTCCGTGAGCTGCACATCAACGATCGCCGCGTCCAACACGCGGAGCATTCCGAGTCGTACACGGTGGTCCGCGGTGAGGCCGAGGCACATCCGCTCCTCTTCCCGCCCAACCCGTAG
- a CDS encoding YkvA family protein translates to MEVALPGDADGLVRLLTSSEVPQANRADRVLELVQRRVRGVALEPEALGWHRRDVRYYAHAASLLGLLDAAGQPTPAAQQVAEAETPLAALARCFADSPLARAWVDYAQTPLASLDPATAEAFLAARSELAPSTAKRRAATLRSWHDTLAPLLRPTEARTLRAPVKQAALRLEAHPMDDIPADARALFARSAEHLDPDQVAALRQALRDHLDEIRAAAQSNELLPLDIAQEIAEKCDALLRGHAGLPPEHGALVVAAARYFISSDDARPDLQGVLGLDDDAAVFNHAARQIGRGDLVIDV, encoded by the coding sequence ATGGAGGTAGCTCTCCCAGGCGACGCGGACGGTCTGGTTCGCTTGCTCACCTCCTCCGAGGTGCCGCAAGCCAACCGCGCGGACCGTGTGCTCGAGCTCGTGCAGCGGCGCGTGCGCGGTGTGGCGCTCGAGCCGGAGGCGCTTGGCTGGCATCGGCGGGATGTCCGCTACTACGCGCACGCGGCTTCGCTGCTCGGGCTGCTCGACGCGGCGGGCCAGCCCACGCCTGCCGCCCAACAGGTCGCCGAGGCCGAGACGCCGCTCGCCGCGCTGGCGCGCTGCTTCGCCGACTCGCCCCTCGCCCGCGCCTGGGTCGACTACGCCCAGACGCCCCTCGCCAGCCTCGACCCGGCCACCGCCGAGGCGTTCCTCGCGGCGCGCTCGGAGCTCGCGCCCTCCACCGCCAAGCGTCGCGCGGCCACCCTCCGCAGCTGGCACGACACGCTGGCTCCCCTCCTCCGCCCTACCGAGGCGCGCACCCTCCGCGCGCCGGTGAAGCAAGCCGCCCTCCGGCTCGAGGCCCACCCCATGGACGACATCCCCGCTGACGCTCGCGCGCTGTTCGCGCGCTCCGCCGAGCACCTCGATCCCGACCAGGTCGCCGCGCTCCGGCAGGCGCTGCGCGATCACCTCGACGAGATCCGCGCCGCCGCGCAGTCGAACGAGCTGCTCCCGCTCGACATCGCGCAGGAGATCGCCGAGAAGTGCGACGCGCTGCTCCGCGGGCACGCGGGCCTCCCCCCCGAGCACGGCGCCCTCGTGGTGGCCGCGGCGCGGTACTTCATCTCCAGCGACGACGCGCGGCCGGACCTCCAAGGCGTGCTCGGCCTCGACGACGACGCCGCCGTCTTCAACCACGCCGCCCGTCAGATCGGGCGGGGCGACCTCGTCATCGACGTATGA
- a CDS encoding response regulator, whose protein sequence is MTQASLRVLLVEDNDDSAEMLARRLRLRGFTVRRAADGAAAVDAATRDRPDIILMDLTMPGMDGWTATAEIRKDPSLENTRIIAVTAHAMSEDEERAREVGCDAFHTKPVNLALLIEQIRALM, encoded by the coding sequence GTGACGCAGGCGTCGCTGCGCGTGCTGCTGGTCGAGGACAACGACGACAGCGCGGAGATGCTGGCGAGGCGCCTTCGCCTCCGTGGCTTCACGGTCCGCCGCGCGGCCGACGGTGCCGCGGCCGTGGACGCAGCCACGAGGGACCGCCCCGACATCATCTTGATGGACCTCACCATGCCCGGCATGGACGGCTGGACCGCGACCGCAGAGATCCGGAAGGACCCCTCGCTCGAGAACACCCGCATCATTGCGGTGACCGCACACGCCATGAGCGAGGACGAGGAGCGCGCTCGAGAGGTCGGATGTGACGCCTTCCACACCAAACCCGTGAATCTCGCCCTCCTCATCGAGCAGATTCGCGCGCTGATGTGA
- a CDS encoding WYL domain-containing protein, which translates to MTDYAATRNIVGLLAVLDRGGRVSVNSIRQKCKVGSGAAKRYLDLLKEFRDLTSGMQGAEKFWRRADSPDQEGTIDELAAVELSVRSTQWLRATPYHDTAQNHLDRLRACISQTDQESTDRFLRSFHHRTQGDASYPGSHDQMRNLIRAIRRRKPVTVAYQRHDGSTGDYELEPTLLVLYKDRIYLTARKRPSGERRSFLLESMSEVLVHEEAESFAIPSGHHTEHELIFRHSFGIYTDLGTPERVTLAVRGAVSTRLRRRRLHPTQSVEKIDGEWWRVSWVVAVCPELVSYVLSLLPDVGVLEPASLHQKICDAARAYPSSIEDMVR; encoded by the coding sequence ATGACCGACTACGCCGCAACTCGCAACATTGTTGGCCTGCTGGCCGTCCTCGATAGAGGTGGGCGTGTCTCGGTCAATTCGATTCGACAGAAGTGTAAGGTCGGTTCTGGGGCGGCGAAACGGTACCTCGACCTCCTGAAAGAGTTTCGCGACCTGACCTCTGGGATGCAAGGTGCCGAGAAGTTCTGGCGAAGAGCAGACTCGCCGGACCAGGAAGGAACCATCGACGAACTCGCGGCAGTTGAGCTCAGCGTTCGCTCGACTCAGTGGCTCCGGGCAACCCCCTACCACGACACAGCGCAGAACCACCTCGATCGGCTGCGCGCGTGCATCAGCCAGACCGACCAAGAATCGACCGATCGATTTCTACGGTCATTCCACCACCGTACCCAAGGCGATGCTTCCTACCCTGGCTCGCATGACCAGATGAGAAACCTCATCCGGGCCATTCGCCGACGCAAGCCGGTGACAGTTGCCTACCAGAGACACGACGGGTCCACAGGCGACTATGAACTCGAGCCGACCCTGCTGGTCCTCTACAAGGACCGGATCTACCTCACCGCGCGAAAGCGGCCTTCGGGAGAGCGACGGTCGTTTCTGCTCGAGTCCATGTCAGAGGTGCTCGTGCACGAGGAGGCCGAGAGTTTCGCGATTCCATCTGGGCACCACACGGAGCACGAGCTGATCTTCAGGCACTCGTTCGGGATCTATACCGATCTCGGAACCCCAGAGCGCGTCACCCTCGCGGTCCGGGGTGCAGTGAGCACGAGGCTGCGCCGACGACGGCTGCACCCGACTCAGAGCGTGGAGAAAATCGATGGAGAATGGTGGCGAGTTAGCTGGGTCGTCGCCGTCTGTCCCGAACTCGTCTCGTATGTTCTCTCGCTTCTGCCAGACGTGGGGGTCCTTGAGCCAGCGAGTCTCCACCAGAAGATCTGCGATGCCGCGCGGGCATACCCCTCCTCTATTGAGGACATGGTCCGCTGA
- a CDS encoding serine/threonine-protein kinase has product MQALRLGQFRFTRVRELGRGGLGQVIEIRVTESASFGMPEGSHWALKELNDKWRRHPEMVERFEREIIALQSMRHPNIITQVGENLPQAGRFYVMPVYQSNLRQWLVHNPRGARYSKVAGYGLALAEALLYAHRAGFIHRDLKPENVLFNPGEDLKIADWGLGYFVHQHSKVLTSLTRGGMGTEYYCSLEQWSTGKCDERGDIYSLGMTLDELATGRQRPIKPGYGISGPPSVRPSSNEAKRFNELLMSMTSAVPSLRPASMAEVSAELRWLSQ; this is encoded by the coding sequence ATGCAAGCTCTTCGACTAGGTCAGTTCCGATTTACGCGAGTCCGAGAACTCGGCCGAGGTGGCTTGGGCCAGGTTATTGAGATCCGGGTAACCGAGTCGGCCTCTTTCGGCATGCCGGAGGGCAGCCACTGGGCACTCAAGGAACTGAACGACAAGTGGCGGCGGCACCCCGAGATGGTGGAGCGATTCGAGCGGGAGATCATCGCTCTTCAAAGCATGCGTCATCCCAACATCATCACGCAGGTCGGGGAAAATCTACCCCAGGCTGGCAGGTTCTACGTCATGCCGGTGTACCAGAGTAATCTCCGCCAGTGGTTGGTGCACAACCCGCGAGGTGCACGCTACAGCAAGGTCGCCGGGTACGGCTTGGCGCTCGCAGAGGCCCTTCTCTACGCTCATCGCGCCGGCTTCATCCACCGAGACCTCAAGCCCGAGAACGTTCTCTTCAATCCTGGCGAAGACCTGAAGATCGCGGACTGGGGGCTCGGATACTTCGTCCACCAGCACTCAAAGGTTCTCACCTCGCTTACTCGGGGTGGTATGGGAACCGAGTACTACTGCTCGCTCGAGCAATGGTCGACCGGAAAGTGCGATGAGCGAGGGGACATCTACTCTCTCGGCATGACGCTAGATGAGCTTGCGACTGGACGACAGCGCCCTATCAAGCCGGGCTACGGAATCAGCGGCCCTCCCTCCGTGCGACCCTCGAGCAATGAAGCGAAGCGCTTCAATGAACTGCTGATGTCGATGACATCTGCCGTCCCGTCTCTACGCCCCGCCTCGATGGCAGAGGTGTCGGCTGAACTACGTTGGTTGTCACAGTAG
- a CDS encoding DEAD/DEAH box helicase gives MSAARSYAPGSRVRVRGEEWVVEKSMPVRGKAGLAHSVHVQGLTELVRHHKAIFVDDIDRIEPLAPEDTRLVLDDSAAYRKTRLFFETLLRRTPPTDDLVHLGHRAAMDPMAYQMVPARNALSELRQRILIADGVGLGKTIEIGILLSELIKRGRGRRILVVAIRSMLAQLQQELWVRFALPLVRLDSEGIRRVHVKIPSNKNPFSHFDRAILSVDTLKNDGRYRAWLEQTRWDAIVVDECHNVANRGSQREALARLLAATTDTLVLTSATPHNGRPESFANLMRMLDPSAIADEKDFSHEDVEHLFVRRFKKDVEAEAGASFTEREIHRAEVQASPEEERALAALRSLTLHTLGKSRHGVDRLFPWTLVKAFLSSPHACLESIDERLKRLDAALKDEHPHAQVLREDAESLRELRGLVEACLGGFTKLGRLIEELRAIGFDGSAASPRVLVFSERIRTLEMLRAELARAFGVAEEGGPIATFDASNLSDVEQGQLIESFGKKDSRLRLLLASDAASEGVNLHYFCHHLFHFDVPWSLIRIEQRMGRIDRYGQTETPHLTYLLTTTEEQGADQLIVRRLVEKEEQVHQNLGDAGVVLGLYDPQLEEDTLVEGAAEGKDAAQLIPDAPPPVNADGGIDLLALLAQVQAAAPGAEPLPEATTRDISLFPSDYAFAKTALAAVQDDPVTGEGALQWEADDAHQLVRVYAPEGFTRWREPFLPDEAVPARGQPYRLVADRAIVMEQIQAARDNEGAWPGYHLLWEQHPLMEWLLDCLAAVYARHEAPVLHAPRLGAQRSVFLFTSLISNESSQPVLAKWFGVQMRTKGNYEGTIELEELLALTGFDRELVNAGAKLPLEDLQRHVPAAVQHARAHIDEAYQAILGRLRKDVRKPARRLDAWKRKSEALLDAKEQRLRARNDGQIPKLHEGRLKEQRRHVERFVADQSRWQKTLVRHGEPFVRLVAVFTGGE, from the coding sequence ATGAGCGCCGCACGTTCGTATGCGCCGGGCTCGCGGGTGCGGGTCCGCGGCGAAGAGTGGGTGGTCGAGAAGTCGATGCCCGTGCGCGGCAAGGCGGGGCTCGCGCACTCGGTGCACGTGCAGGGGCTGACCGAGCTGGTCCGCCACCACAAGGCCATCTTCGTCGACGACATCGACCGCATCGAGCCGCTCGCCCCCGAGGACACGCGGCTCGTGCTCGACGACTCGGCCGCGTACCGCAAGACGCGGCTCTTCTTCGAGACGCTGCTCCGCCGCACGCCGCCCACCGACGACCTGGTGCACCTCGGCCACCGCGCGGCGATGGACCCGATGGCGTATCAGATGGTCCCCGCGCGCAACGCGCTGAGCGAGCTGCGCCAGCGCATCCTCATCGCGGACGGGGTCGGGCTCGGCAAGACGATCGAGATCGGCATCCTGCTCAGCGAGCTCATCAAGCGCGGCCGCGGCCGGCGCATCCTCGTGGTCGCCATCCGCTCCATGCTCGCGCAGCTCCAGCAGGAGCTCTGGGTGCGCTTCGCGCTGCCGCTCGTGCGCCTCGACTCGGAGGGCATCCGCCGCGTGCACGTGAAGATCCCGAGCAACAAGAACCCGTTCTCGCACTTCGACCGCGCCATCCTCAGCGTCGACACGCTCAAGAACGACGGCCGCTACCGCGCGTGGCTCGAGCAGACGCGCTGGGACGCCATCGTGGTCGACGAGTGCCACAACGTCGCCAACCGCGGCAGCCAGCGGGAGGCGCTCGCGCGACTGCTCGCCGCCACCACCGACACCCTGGTGCTCACCAGCGCCACCCCGCACAACGGCCGGCCCGAGAGCTTCGCCAACCTGATGCGCATGCTCGACCCGTCGGCCATCGCGGACGAGAAGGACTTCAGCCACGAGGACGTCGAGCACCTCTTCGTGCGCCGCTTCAAGAAGGACGTGGAGGCGGAGGCCGGCGCGAGCTTCACCGAGCGCGAGATCCACCGGGCCGAGGTGCAGGCCAGCCCCGAGGAGGAGCGCGCCCTCGCCGCCCTGCGCTCGCTGACCCTGCACACCCTCGGCAAGAGCCGCCACGGGGTCGACCGCCTCTTCCCCTGGACCCTGGTCAAGGCGTTCCTCTCCAGCCCCCACGCCTGCCTCGAGAGCATCGACGAGCGCCTGAAGCGCCTCGACGCCGCGCTGAAGGACGAGCACCCGCACGCCCAGGTCCTGCGCGAAGACGCCGAGAGCCTCCGCGAGCTCCGCGGCCTCGTCGAGGCGTGCTTGGGTGGCTTCACCAAGCTCGGCCGGCTCATCGAGGAGCTCCGCGCGATCGGCTTCGACGGCTCGGCCGCCTCGCCGCGCGTGCTCGTCTTCTCCGAGCGCATCCGCACCCTCGAGATGCTGCGCGCCGAGCTCGCCCGCGCCTTCGGGGTGGCGGAGGAGGGCGGCCCCATCGCCACCTTCGACGCCAGCAACCTCAGCGACGTGGAGCAGGGCCAGCTCATCGAGAGCTTCGGCAAGAAGGACAGCCGCCTGCGCCTGTTGCTCGCCAGCGACGCCGCGTCCGAGGGCGTGAACCTGCACTACTTCTGCCATCACCTCTTCCACTTCGACGTGCCCTGGTCGCTCATCCGCATCGAGCAGCGCATGGGCCGCATCGACCGCTACGGGCAGACCGAGACCCCGCACCTGACCTACCTGCTCACCACCACCGAGGAGCAGGGCGCCGACCAGCTCATCGTGCGCCGCCTGGTCGAGAAGGAGGAGCAGGTCCACCAGAACCTCGGCGACGCGGGCGTGGTGCTCGGTCTCTACGACCCGCAGCTCGAGGAGGACACGCTCGTCGAGGGCGCGGCCGAGGGCAAAGACGCCGCCCAGCTCATCCCCGACGCGCCGCCCCCCGTGAACGCCGACGGCGGCATCGATCTGCTCGCGCTCCTCGCGCAGGTCCAGGCCGCGGCCCCCGGCGCCGAGCCCCTCCCCGAGGCCACCACCCGGGACATCAGCCTCTTCCCCAGCGACTACGCCTTCGCCAAGACCGCCCTCGCCGCCGTGCAGGACGATCCGGTCACGGGGGAGGGCGCCTTGCAGTGGGAGGCCGACGACGCCCACCAGCTCGTCCGCGTCTACGCGCCCGAGGGCTTCACCCGCTGGCGCGAGCCCTTCTTGCCCGACGAGGCCGTGCCCGCGCGCGGCCAGCCCTATCGCCTCGTCGCCGACCGCGCGATCGTGATGGAGCAGATCCAGGCCGCGCGCGACAACGAGGGCGCCTGGCCGGGCTACCACCTCCTCTGGGAGCAGCACCCGCTGATGGAGTGGCTGCTCGACTGCCTCGCCGCCGTCTACGCGCGGCACGAGGCCCCCGTGCTCCACGCCCCGCGCCTCGGCGCCCAGCGCTCGGTCTTCCTCTTCACCAGCCTCATCAGCAACGAGAGCAGCCAGCCCGTGCTCGCCAAGTGGTTCGGCGTGCAGATGCGGACCAAGGGGAACTACGAAGGGACGATCGAGCTCGAGGAGCTGCTCGCGCTGACCGGCTTCGACCGCGAGCTCGTCAACGCGGGCGCGAAGCTGCCCCTCGAAGACCTGCAACGGCACGTGCCCGCCGCCGTCCAGCACGCGCGCGCCCACATCGACGAGGCGTACCAGGCCATCCTCGGCCGCCTCCGCAAGGACGTGCGCAAGCCCGCCCGCCGCCTCGACGCGTGGAAGCGCAAGTCCGAGGCCCTGCTCGACGCCAAGGAGCAGCGCCTCCGCGCCCGCAACGACGGCCAGATCCCCAAGCTGCACGAGGGCCGCCTGAAGGAGCAGCGCCGCCACGTCGAGCGCTTCGTCGCCGACCAGAGCCGGTGGCAGAAGACCCTCGTGCGTCACGGCGAGCCCTTCGTGCGCCTCGTGGCCGTGTTCACGGGAGGCGAGTGA
- a CDS encoding transposase: MRWLVVVPAPRYIEPNATYAICRRIEGRRFLLRPDDRLTELFVYLLAVCAAKFGITVHMATVMSTHFHLVVTVPHGNVSEFMHALDTHLACAIQVLRRYVVGVVWAPGQLTIVQLHTAEAVAHQIAYAMVNPTAAGLVWKPEQWPGLNPTLEELGRGTLSAGKPDFYFTGKKWAAAGAVKLELPMQWFADEDAAREAIAQELEAQLAEARAEIRKRGWKVMGPTRARNVSPYRRAKTFEARGTLRPHVAAGPGQTEARIAAIERLVEFREKHREAKRRWCAGDRDVVFPAGTYWMVKHHGACVEPFT, from the coding sequence TTGCGATGGCTCGTCGTCGTGCCCGCGCCGCGCTACATCGAGCCGAACGCCACGTACGCGATCTGCCGCCGCATCGAGGGGCGCCGCTTCCTGCTGCGGCCGGACGACAGGCTGACTGAGCTCTTCGTCTACCTGCTCGCGGTCTGCGCGGCGAAGTTCGGGATCACGGTGCACATGGCGACGGTGATGAGCACGCACTTCCACCTCGTGGTCACCGTCCCGCACGGGAACGTGAGCGAGTTCATGCACGCGCTGGACACGCACCTGGCTTGCGCGATCCAGGTGCTCCGGCGGTACGTCGTCGGCGTGGTGTGGGCGCCGGGGCAGCTGACCATCGTGCAGCTCCACACGGCGGAGGCAGTGGCCCACCAGATCGCCTACGCGATGGTGAACCCAACCGCCGCGGGGTTGGTCTGGAAGCCGGAGCAGTGGCCCGGGCTGAACCCGACGCTCGAGGAGCTCGGGCGGGGGACGCTCTCGGCGGGGAAGCCGGACTTCTACTTCACGGGGAAGAAGTGGGCGGCTGCCGGGGCGGTGAAGCTCGAGCTTCCGATGCAGTGGTTCGCCGACGAGGACGCGGCTCGCGAGGCGATCGCGCAGGAGCTCGAGGCGCAGCTGGCCGAGGCGCGGGCGGAGATCCGCAAGCGCGGTTGGAAGGTGATGGGGCCGACGCGAGCCCGGAACGTCTCGCCGTATCGGCGGGCGAAGACCTTCGAGGCGCGCGGGACCCTGCGGCCGCATGTGGCCGCGGGGCCGGGGCAGACCGAGGCGCGGATCGCCGCCATCGAGCGGCTGGTGGAGTTCCGGGAGAAGCACCGCGAGGCGAAGCGGCGCTGGTGTGCGGGGGACCGGGACGTCGTGTTCCCGGCCGGGACGTACTGGATGGTCAAGCATCACGGCGCCTGCGTGGAGCCGTTCACGTAG